From a region of the Vanessa atalanta chromosome 13, ilVanAtal1.2, whole genome shotgun sequence genome:
- the LOC125068373 gene encoding uncharacterized protein LOC125068373 yields MTQYNNPDFGEMQQFQYNPYTNVPNIYQQYPNQAYVDNKWNLQENFNYEDYNDYIEDNTCVCDDCDNLKPSCRNMCPNCASIPPFPGPGYVFLSFPYPYPVTSKPRSKKSTKTSLTSTVITTSEVTTQKTTKGIELHYEEQNDVALIDKLDNSKVPDIISKPLEVKDKSQYMMTALRRTKPNWVPKYGILPISDQFAEKLMLQLRSMKLLHPRKDYLRNVDNIKLVN; encoded by the coding sequence ATGACACAATATAACAATCCAGACTTCGGTGAAATGCAACAATTTCAGTACAATCCATACACAAACGTTCCAAATATATATCAACAGTATCCTAACCAAGCGTACGTTGACAACAAATGGAATCTACAAGAAAATTTCAACTACGAAGATTATAATGACTACATCGAAGATAATACTTGTGTGTGTGACGATTGTGATAATCTGAAACCATCTTGCCGAAATATGTGTCCCAATTGTGCTTCAATACCACCCTTTCCAGGACCTGGCTATGTATTTTTATCGTTTCCTTATCCATATCCCGTAACATCTAAGCCTCGTtctaaaaaatcaacaaaaacatcACTTACATCTACAGTAATAACCACAAGTGAAGTGACAACCCAAAAAACGACTAAGGGAATTGAGCTTCATTATGAAGAACAAAATGATGTAGCTTTAATTGACAAATTAGATAATTCGAAAGTGCCTGACATCATCTCTAAACCACTCGAAGTGAAAGATAAGAGCCAATACATGATGACGGCATTAAGACGAACCAAGCCTAATTGGGTACCCAAGTATGGAATACTGCCAATTTCTGACCAATTTGCGGAGAAATTGATGTTACAACTAAGAAGCATGAAACTGCTTCATCCGCGTAAAGATTATTTACGTAATGttgataatataaaacttgttaATTAG